The Onychomys torridus chromosome 12, mOncTor1.1, whole genome shotgun sequence genomic interval tgccttggaggatggTCGGAATGaaggggtgggttgtgggggagaaggataggggttgggaggagggagtagaggggcatctgtggtaggtatgtaaaatgaacagaaaatttcttaatattaaaaaatgaaaagaaaaaaaccatttcACAGCCAAAGTTTGCTTTTTGACAAAAAATAAATTCGAAGACTTTTAATATACATCTTAAAAGCTAAAGTttggccaggcgatggtggcacatgcctttaatcccagcactcataaggcagagccaggcggatctctgtgagtttgagtccagcctgggctaccaagtgagttccaaggaaaaggtgcaaagctacacacagaaaccctgtcttgaaaaaaaaaacagctaaagtttgtcaatataataaacaaattacTGAAATAACTTTCACAGTTAGTataaatttcaaaacaacaaataacaggAATAGATCTTAAAGTCCCCATTGTCTATTTTATAATCAGATAACTATGAGAGCCATTCACagtcaaaatttttattttgtagctaACAGTACATAAAATTTCAACTATTGTGAAACATAAGATCAAATCTTATGATGCATTGCTTAAGACAGAAGGTAGTAGAACAGACAAGGAAGTTTCCtggaaatttttataattttatcacttTTTTCAGAGCACCCAAAACTTCCTTGTTTCTTAAGCTGTAAATAAAGGGGTTTAGCAGAGGTATCACAATGGTGTAGAACAGTGAATACATTTTATCCTGTTGTttacctggtgcagacccaggaCTCACATACATGAAGAGGAGAGTGCCAtagaacaaagagacagagagcaggtgGGAACTGCAGGTGAAGAAGGCTTTCTTTCTGCTCCTCTCAGACTTCATGTTCAGAACAGCAAATAGGACATGGGCATAAGAGCCTACAATGGTCACAGAGGTGCTGATTTGTATGGAAGAAGCACAAATAAAAACGATCAATGCATTAAGAGATGGATCTGTGCAAGAGACTGTATAGAGTGACAAGACTTCACAGTAGAAATGGTCAATTACATTGGACTTACAGAAAGTCAATCTAAATAATAACCCTACATTAAATCCACAGTTTACAAAACCAATTATATATGACATACTTATTAACACAGTGCAGAGTCTTTTGGACATCACCACAAGATAGAGCAGAGGGTTGCATATGgctacatagcggtcataggccatcgCTACCAGGAGGAAACATTCTGTAGTTGCACttgaacaaaaaaaataaaattgggagAAACACTCACCCAGGGATATCATgtcattcttatttaaaaatttcataagcATCTTTGGAGTCACTGTGGATGAAATACAGGCATCAGTAAAGGCTAAATTTCTAAGGAAAAGGTACATGGGAGTGTGAAGATGGGGATCCTTCCAGATGAGAAAGATTAAGCCAAGGTTGCCCACCATGGTGACAATATAGATGAAGAAGAACACCAGGAAGAGGGGGACTTGTAGCTCTGGACGATCTGTTATTCCTCTGAGAACAAACTCAGTCAACAGGGTCCTGTTTCCTTCCATCATACTGCCTCAGGCTGCTCTCTGCAAGGAGGGAAGGAACATAAAATC includes:
- the LOC118594176 gene encoding olfactory receptor 5AC1-like; its protein translation is MMEGNRTLLTEFVLRGITDRPELQVPLFLVFFFIYIVTMVGNLGLIFLIWKDPHLHTPMYLFLRNLAFTDACISSTVTPKMLMKFLNKNDMISLGECFSQFYFFCSSATTECFLLVAMAYDRYVAICNPLLYLVVMSKRLCTVLISMSYIIGFVNCGFNVGLLFRLTFCKSNVIDHFYCEVLSLYTVSCTDPSLNALIVFICASSIQISTSVTIVGSYAHVLFAVLNMKSERSRKKAFFTCSSHLLSVSLFYGTLLFMYVSPGSAPGKQQDKMYSLFYTIVIPLLNPFIYSLRNKEVLGALKKVIKL